A part of Prevotella melaninogenica genomic DNA contains:
- the cas1 gene encoding type II CRISPR-associated endonuclease Cas1: MIKKTLYFGNPAYLSLRNGQLVIRLPEVEKAELPDIVKQETVRTVPIEDIGVVVLDNKQITITQGALAELVANSAAVITCDSKCMPTGMLLPLSGNTLHQERFRNQIEAAIPLRKQLWQQTVKAKIENQAYCLQKNTSKSFVPLHVLARKVRSDDADNHEAQAAAYYWKNIFFEGFTRDKEGVPPNNLLNYGYAILRAVIARALVGSGLLPVYGIHHHNRYNAYCLADDIMEPYRPFVDDLVISTMKKMEVSDDLTVELKREMLSIPVLDVSIGGKRSPLMIAAGLTAASLAKCYNGDAREISYPSFI; encoded by the coding sequence ATGATAAAGAAAACCTTATATTTTGGGAATCCTGCTTATCTCTCACTTCGTAATGGGCAGTTGGTTATCCGACTTCCAGAAGTAGAGAAAGCAGAGCTTCCTGATATCGTAAAACAAGAGACTGTTAGAACGGTTCCTATAGAAGATATTGGTGTTGTGGTATTGGATAATAAGCAGATAACCATTACACAAGGTGCTTTAGCAGAGTTAGTAGCCAACTCTGCTGCAGTAATAACCTGTGATAGTAAATGTATGCCTACGGGAATGTTACTTCCTCTTTCTGGTAATACATTGCATCAGGAGCGTTTTCGTAATCAGATAGAAGCTGCAATTCCATTGCGTAAACAACTGTGGCAACAAACGGTAAAAGCTAAGATAGAGAATCAAGCATATTGTTTACAGAAGAACACTTCTAAATCATTTGTTCCGCTCCATGTCCTTGCTCGTAAAGTTAGGAGTGATGATGCTGATAACCACGAAGCGCAGGCTGCAGCCTATTACTGGAAGAATATCTTCTTTGAAGGTTTCACGAGAGACAAGGAAGGTGTTCCACCTAACAATCTGTTGAATTATGGGTATGCAATTCTTCGTGCTGTGATAGCTCGAGCGTTGGTGGGGAGCGGACTATTACCTGTTTATGGTATTCATCATCATAATCGTTATAATGCTTATTGTTTAGCAGATGATATTATGGAACCTTATCGTCCGTTTGTGGATGACCTTGTCATTTCAACAATGAAAAAGATGGAGGTTTCAGATGATTTGACAGTAGAATTAAAGCGGGAGATGTTGTCAATACCAGTTCTTGATGTTAGTATAGGTGGTAAGCGTAGCCCATTGATGATTGCTGCAGGCTTAACAGCTGCAAGTCTTGCAAAGTGTTACAATGGAGATGCTCGTGAAATCTCTTATCCTTCTTTTATTTGA
- the cas2 gene encoding CRISPR-associated endonuclease Cas2 has protein sequence MQRLSEYRVMWVMVFFDLPTNTNKEKRAYTIFRKDLMKDGFTMFQLSIYVRHCASRENADVHVKRVKSFMPNSGNVCIMVITDKQFGEIELFRGTQPQEPNAPGQQLELF, from the coding sequence ATGCAGCGTCTTAGTGAGTATAGGGTTATGTGGGTGATGGTCTTTTTCGATCTTCCAACGAATACAAACAAGGAAAAGCGTGCTTATACTATTTTCCGAAAAGATTTGATGAAAGATGGTTTTACTATGTTTCAATTATCAATCTATGTTCGTCATTGCGCAAGCAGAGAAAATGCAGATGTTCATGTGAAGCGTGTAAAATCGTTTATGCCTAATTCTGGTAATGTCTGTATTATGGTCATCACTGATAAACAATTTGGTGAGATAGAACTTTTTCGTGGAACTCAGCCACAAGAGCCTAATGCTCCAGGACAGCAACTAGAATTATTCTAA
- the ltrA gene encoding group II intron reverse transcriptase/maturase — protein MKERMQKTSAYANDCPQRDRTESEWYGGVQTFMWISEDNIVEVPFDKEHLLELILSPENLNRAYKAVVGNKGKGGIDKMSCAQLLPWLLTHKDELLCSLFDGTYRPNPVRRVEIPKDNGKMRLLGIPTVVDRMVQQAINQVLTQIYEPHFSKRSFGFCPTRGCHNALREVQKTVDDGYTYVVDLDLERFFDTVNHGKLIEILSRTIKDGRVVSLIHKYLRSGVIAKGLWHASEEGTPQGGPLSPLLSNIMLNELDKELARRGHPFVRYADDAMIFCKSKRAAERVRSSITKFIDGKLFLKVNKEKTVVSYIKGVKYLGYSFYVHRGKCQLTVHSKSKSKMKSSLKELTSRSNGWGYVKRKQKLRKYIVGWVGYYHLANMKRFCLETDEWLRRRIRMCIWKAWKKPKTKVVNLIRCGIAKWQAYQWGNTRLAYWRIAGSPILSIAMSNDRLRKQGYVCLLDAYLGWNPK, from the coding sequence ATGAAGGAACGAATGCAGAAAACATCAGCTTATGCTAATGACTGCCCCCAGAGAGATAGGACGGAATCCGAATGGTATGGGGGAGTGCAGACTTTCATGTGGATATCCGAAGACAACATCGTGGAAGTTCCATTCGACAAGGAGCACTTGTTGGAGTTAATCCTCAGTCCCGAGAACCTGAACCGAGCCTATAAGGCAGTTGTGGGGAACAAGGGTAAGGGTGGTATCGACAAGATGTCATGCGCGCAGCTACTACCATGGCTCTTGACCCATAAGGATGAACTTCTATGCTCCTTGTTTGACGGTACATACCGTCCCAATCCTGTCCGCCGGGTAGAGATACCCAAGGACAATGGCAAGATGCGCCTGCTGGGCATACCCACTGTGGTTGACCGCATGGTGCAGCAAGCCATCAACCAAGTGCTAACCCAAATCTATGAGCCTCATTTTTCCAAGCGGAGCTTCGGCTTTTGCCCGACCAGAGGATGCCACAACGCACTGCGAGAAGTGCAGAAGACGGTTGATGATGGCTATACATATGTAGTTGACCTCGACCTCGAACGCTTCTTCGACACAGTTAACCACGGCAAACTCATAGAGATACTCAGCCGTACGATAAAGGATGGCAGAGTGGTTAGCCTTATACACAAATATCTGCGCAGCGGTGTGATAGCCAAAGGTCTTTGGCACGCGAGCGAGGAGGGAACTCCGCAAGGCGGTCCTCTAAGTCCACTTTTGAGCAACATCATGCTCAACGAGTTGGACAAGGAACTCGCACGTAGAGGTCACCCCTTTGTCCGCTATGCCGATGATGCGATGATATTCTGTAAGTCCAAGAGGGCTGCAGAACGTGTAAGGTCGTCCATAACCAAGTTTATTGATGGAAAACTCTTCCTTAAGGTGAACAAGGAAAAGACGGTCGTTTCGTATATCAAGGGTGTGAAGTACCTCGGCTACTCCTTTTATGTACACAGAGGTAAATGCCAACTCACGGTACACTCCAAATCTAAGTCGAAGATGAAGTCATCCCTCAAAGAGTTGACAAGTCGTAGCAATGGTTGGGGATATGTGAAGAGAAAGCAGAAACTGAGAAAGTATATTGTGGGATGGGTAGGTTACTACCACCTTGCCAATATGAAACGGTTTTGCCTTGAAACCGACGAATGGCTAAGGCGACGCATACGCATGTGCATATGGAAAGCTTGGAAGAAGCCAAAGACGAAAGTTGTCAATCTCATTAGGTGCGGAATTGCCAAGTGGCAAGCCTACCAATGGGGGAACACTCGCCTGGCTTATTGGCGCATAGCAGGCAGTCCCATCTTGAGTATAGCCATGTCAAACGACCGGCTACGCAAGCAGGGTTATGTCTGCTTATTGGATGCCTATCTCGGATGGAACCCAAAATAG
- a CDS encoding DUF417 family protein, with the protein MSKVKLLLDFILNTAASMKGTGIHLIRIAIFIIFIWIGGLKFWNYEAEGIVPFVANSPFMSFFYAKDAPEYKDYKLKEGEFDKVKHEWHKANNTYTFSRGLGIAIMSFGFLTLLGIWFPKVGFVGSGLVILMMFGTLSFLVTTPEVWVPDLGSGEHGFPLLTGAGRLVLKDVCILAGAVVVLADCAQRILKRNKK; encoded by the coding sequence ATGAGCAAAGTTAAATTATTATTAGATTTCATTCTTAACACCGCAGCATCGATGAAAGGTACAGGTATTCATTTAATTCGTATAGCTATCTTTATCATCTTCATATGGATTGGTGGTTTGAAGTTTTGGAACTATGAGGCAGAAGGTATTGTACCTTTCGTTGCTAACAGTCCATTTATGAGCTTCTTCTATGCAAAAGATGCACCTGAATACAAGGACTACAAACTCAAAGAGGGCGAATTTGATAAAGTTAAACACGAGTGGCATAAGGCAAACAACACTTATACCTTCTCACGTGGCTTAGGTATTGCCATTATGTCATTTGGTTTTCTGACATTATTAGGTATATGGTTCCCAAAGGTTGGCTTTGTTGGTTCAGGACTTGTCATACTGATGATGTTTGGAACACTATCCTTCCTTGTCACGACACCCGAAGTATGGGTACCAGACTTAGGTAGCGGCGAACACGGCTTCCCGTTACTCACAGGTGCTGGTCGACTGGTCCTCAAGGACGTATGTATATTAGCAGGAGCCGTTGTAGTATTAGCAGACTGTGCACAACGAATCTTGAAAAGGAATAAGAAATAA
- a CDS encoding PepSY-associated TM helix domain-containing protein, translated as MKRKTWRKYHKWIGIIITFFLVMFCLSGIVLNHRQLFANINISRGVLPGQYEFNQWNNGLLRGTLRYKDNKNVDKVFIYGAAGIIQTDTTASHFTEYNQGLPTGADYRQMRGMAKTPQNVLFAVSVMELYKLGKNTLWQKVDLPKQEDDELLTDITTHGDTLIVLSRSHLYYATAPYKKFTCLTLQAGEGNEGKVSLFRQIWLLHSGALFGIVGKLIVDGIGIVLIILCLTGIWYWVRRKTVSMIVWHTKIGYYTFALTLFIAITGWALRPPLMILLATNSTKPLPGTTLDNDNPWNDKLRMIRYDEQAHDWLISTSEGFYSLKTLSAKPTPVTTAPPVSVMGQNVWHYASNKSWIVGSFDGLFYWDRKNNVVLYYNDSMGSTPNIPGTAPDEQTISGYSSDFTNKECIATYFQGSSFATQPEELKDKPMSLWSLALEVHTGRIYAGALGSFLFIFIVGILIIFTLVSGKKA; from the coding sequence ATGAAGCGTAAAACATGGCGTAAATATCATAAATGGATTGGAATCATCATAACATTCTTCTTAGTGATGTTCTGTCTTTCTGGTATTGTTCTCAATCATCGACAACTCTTTGCCAACATTAATATAAGCCGTGGCGTATTGCCTGGACAATACGAATTCAACCAATGGAACAATGGACTACTACGTGGAACACTACGCTACAAAGATAATAAAAACGTAGATAAAGTGTTCATATATGGTGCAGCAGGTATCATTCAAACTGATACAACTGCTTCTCACTTCACAGAATACAACCAAGGTCTACCTACTGGTGCTGACTATCGACAGATGCGAGGAATGGCTAAGACACCACAAAATGTTCTCTTTGCGGTTAGCGTCATGGAATTATATAAACTGGGAAAGAATACATTATGGCAAAAAGTAGACTTACCCAAGCAAGAGGATGACGAACTACTAACAGACATCACTACCCATGGTGATACGCTGATTGTCCTTTCTCGCTCCCACCTCTACTATGCTACAGCCCCTTATAAGAAGTTTACTTGTCTCACATTACAAGCTGGTGAGGGTAATGAAGGGAAGGTGTCACTGTTCCGACAAATATGGTTATTGCATAGTGGCGCGCTGTTTGGAATTGTAGGGAAACTTATTGTAGACGGAATTGGAATCGTCTTAATTATCCTTTGTTTGACAGGTATATGGTATTGGGTTCGTCGCAAAACAGTATCAATGATCGTTTGGCATACGAAGATTGGGTATTACACATTTGCATTGACACTGTTTATCGCAATAACGGGATGGGCCTTACGTCCCCCACTCATGATTCTCCTTGCCACGAACAGTACAAAACCATTACCTGGTACGACCTTAGATAATGATAATCCTTGGAATGATAAACTAAGAATGATTCGGTATGATGAGCAAGCCCACGACTGGCTTATCTCAACATCAGAAGGTTTCTACTCGCTTAAGACTCTCTCGGCAAAGCCAACACCAGTAACGACAGCACCTCCCGTTAGTGTTATGGGGCAAAATGTCTGGCACTATGCAAGTAACAAATCATGGATAGTAGGCTCTTTCGATGGACTATTCTATTGGGACCGAAAGAACAACGTAGTGCTTTACTACAACGATTCAATGGGGTCTACTCCTAACATACCAGGCACAGCTCCAGATGAACAGACAATCTCTGGCTACAGTTCTGACTTCACAAACAAGGAGTGTATAGCAACCTATTTTCAAGGTTCGTCCTTCGCCACACAACCAGAAGAATTGAAAGATAAGCCCATGTCGCTTTGGAGTCTTGCTTTAGAGGTACACACGGGTAGAATCTATGCAGGTGCATTAGGCTCCTTCCTCTTCATTTTCATCGTTGGCATCCTCATTATCTTCACCCTCGTGTCTGGTAAGAAGGCATAA
- the cas9 gene encoding type II CRISPR RNA-guided endonuclease Cas9 (Cas9, originally named Csn1, is the large, multifunctional signature protein of type II CRISPR/Cas systems. It is well known even to general audiences because its RNA-guided endonuclease activity has made it a popular tool for custom editing of eukaryotic genomes.) — MTQKVLGLDLGTNSIGSSVRNLDLSDDLKGQLEFFSSDIFRSSVNKESNGREYSLAAQRSAHSRSRGLNEARRRKLWATLDLLIKYGFCPMSPDSLMRWRTYDKRRGFFREYPIDDKNFNAWILLDFDGDGKPDYSSPYQLRRELVTRQFDFNQPIERYKLGRALYHIAQHRGFKSSKGETLSQQETNSKQSLTDEATDVAGEMKASEEKLSKGLSTYMKENNLLTVGAAFAQLEDERVRVRNNNDYQAIRSQFQQEIETIFKFQQGLSVENELYERLVSEKKNIGTIFYKRPLRSQRGNVGKCTLERTKPRCAIGHPLFEKFRAWTLINNIKIKMPEEEQAEQLPMKLRFELYNDCFLAFVRAEFKFEDIRKYLEKRLGVHFSYNDKTINYKDSTSVAGCPITARFRKLLGEDWESFHVDGQKQRQAHGKNNASFHTVSYTVDDIWHFCYDAEEPEAVLSFAQDSLKWEKKKADELVRIWSAIPQGYAMLSQKAIRNINKMLILGLKYSDAVLLAKVPEIVDISDEDILSVTEDYHRVEAQVGHEKQINNIVNALIAKYKSTSEEYRFADHNYDYQLDESDEKDIIKQIESNIGTRKWSLLDADEQTDILQKVRDKYQNFFRSRERKFVESPKLGECFEEYLMKKFPMIEGEQWKKLYHPSQIAIYRPVSAGKDRSALRLGNPDIGAIKNPTVLRVLNTLRKRVNQLLDDGVISPDETRVVVETARELNDANRKWALDTYNRIRHDENEKIKKILEEFYPKRRDTISTDDIDKARYVIDQREIDYFTESKTYNKDIKKYKFWLEQGGQCMYTGRTINLSNLFDPNAFDIEHTIPESLSFDSSDMNQTLCDAHYNRFIKKNHIPADMPNYDKAVIIDGKEYPAITSQLQRWVDRVERLNRNVEYWKGQARRAQNKDRKDQCMREIHLWSMELEYWKKKLERFTVTEVTDGFKNSQLVDTRVITRHAVLYLKSIFPHVDVQRGDVTAKFRKILGIQSVDEKKDRSLHSHHAIDATTLTIIPSSAKRERMLELFAKIEEVNKMLSFSGNEDRTGLKQELDGLRIQLNKEVTACRIGHNVSEIGTFINDNIIINHHIKNQALTPVRRRLRKKGHIVGGVDNPRWQTGDALRGEIHKASYYGAITQFAKDKEGKVLMKEGRPQINPTIKFVIRRELKYKKSAADSGFASWDDLGKTIVDKELFALMKGQFPKETSFKDACEQGIYMIKKGKNGEDDKKLYRIRHIRCNTVQKNALKIKEQTYKSEKEYKRYFYAAVGDLYAMCCYTNGKIREFKIYSLYDVSCHRKSDIEDIPEFITDKKGNRLMLDYKLHAGDMILLYKDNPEELYDLDNVKLSKLLYKINGFENDGLRIRMVNHLVVKEAMGESVKDYTKLPDIIRCGVKTIKFLIMGENRDFVIKNGKINLNHR, encoded by the coding sequence ATGACACAAAAAGTTTTAGGCTTAGACCTTGGTACTAATTCTATTGGCTCTTCGGTAAGAAATTTGGATCTCTCTGATGATTTGAAAGGGCAATTAGAGTTTTTCTCTTCTGATATTTTCAGAAGTAGCGTTAATAAGGAAAGTAACGGACGTGAATATTCATTAGCCGCACAACGTTCTGCGCATAGCAGGAGCCGTGGGTTGAATGAAGCAAGGCGTCGTAAGTTGTGGGCAACCTTGGATTTACTTATCAAGTACGGTTTTTGTCCGATGTCTCCTGATTCTTTAATGAGATGGCGTACTTATGATAAAAGGAGAGGATTCTTCAGAGAGTACCCTATAGATGATAAGAATTTTAATGCGTGGATACTTTTGGATTTTGATGGTGATGGTAAACCTGATTATTCCAGCCCATATCAGCTACGTCGAGAACTTGTTACACGTCAGTTTGATTTCAATCAGCCTATTGAACGTTATAAATTGGGTCGTGCTTTGTATCATATTGCTCAGCATCGTGGATTTAAGAGTAGTAAGGGTGAGACTCTATCACAGCAGGAAACTAATAGCAAGCAATCACTTACGGATGAAGCTACAGATGTAGCTGGAGAAATGAAAGCCTCGGAGGAGAAACTGTCAAAGGGGCTATCTACCTATATGAAGGAGAATAACCTTTTGACAGTTGGTGCTGCTTTTGCTCAGTTAGAAGATGAAAGGGTGAGAGTACGGAACAATAATGATTATCAAGCAATACGTTCACAATTTCAGCAAGAAATAGAAACCATTTTTAAGTTCCAGCAAGGTTTGTCAGTAGAAAACGAGTTGTATGAACGCCTTGTTAGCGAGAAGAAAAATATTGGTACAATCTTTTATAAACGTCCATTACGCTCACAACGTGGCAATGTGGGTAAATGTACACTTGAACGTACAAAGCCGCGTTGTGCAATTGGTCATCCACTGTTTGAGAAGTTCCGTGCTTGGACACTGATTAATAATATCAAGATTAAAATGCCTGAAGAGGAACAAGCAGAACAACTCCCGATGAAGTTAAGGTTTGAACTTTATAATGACTGCTTTTTAGCATTTGTAAGAGCAGAATTTAAGTTTGAGGATATTCGGAAATATCTTGAGAAGCGTCTGGGTGTTCATTTCTCTTATAATGACAAGACTATTAACTATAAAGACAGTACAAGTGTTGCTGGCTGTCCTATAACAGCTCGGTTCAGAAAACTTTTGGGAGAGGATTGGGAGTCTTTCCATGTTGATGGACAAAAACAGAGACAAGCGCATGGTAAGAATAACGCTTCGTTCCATACAGTTTCTTACACAGTTGATGATATTTGGCACTTCTGTTACGATGCAGAGGAACCTGAAGCGGTATTGTCTTTTGCACAAGATAGTTTAAAGTGGGAGAAGAAGAAAGCAGATGAACTCGTCCGTATCTGGTCAGCAATACCTCAAGGCTATGCAATGTTGAGCCAAAAGGCTATCCGTAATATCAATAAGATGTTGATATTGGGATTGAAATACTCAGATGCAGTGTTACTTGCTAAGGTTCCAGAGATTGTAGATATCTCTGATGAGGATATTTTGTCAGTTACGGAGGATTATCATCGTGTGGAAGCACAGGTTGGGCATGAAAAACAGATTAATAATATTGTTAATGCTCTCATAGCCAAGTATAAATCAACGTCAGAAGAATACCGTTTTGCCGATCATAATTATGATTATCAATTAGATGAGTCTGATGAAAAAGATATAATCAAACAGATTGAGAGTAATATAGGTACAAGGAAGTGGAGTTTGTTGGATGCCGACGAGCAGACTGATATTTTACAGAAAGTCCGAGATAAATATCAGAACTTCTTTAGAAGTCGCGAGCGTAAGTTTGTAGAATCTCCTAAATTAGGGGAGTGCTTTGAAGAGTATCTTATGAAGAAATTCCCGATGATTGAGGGAGAACAATGGAAAAAGTTATATCATCCGTCACAAATCGCTATTTATCGTCCTGTTTCTGCAGGTAAGGATCGCTCTGCTTTAAGACTGGGTAATCCAGATATTGGTGCAATAAAAAATCCTACAGTGTTGAGAGTGCTTAATACTTTGAGAAAGAGAGTAAATCAACTCTTGGATGATGGGGTAATATCTCCGGATGAAACAAGGGTTGTTGTAGAGACAGCACGTGAATTGAATGATGCTAATAGAAAGTGGGCATTGGATACTTACAACAGAATCCGTCACGATGAAAACGAGAAGATAAAGAAGATTCTTGAAGAGTTTTACCCGAAACGTCGTGATACTATAAGTACAGATGATATAGATAAGGCACGGTATGTGATAGATCAACGTGAAATAGACTATTTCACAGAATCGAAGACCTATAATAAGGATATAAAGAAGTACAAATTTTGGTTGGAGCAGGGAGGACAGTGTATGTATACTGGTCGTACCATAAACCTATCAAATCTTTTTGATCCAAATGCTTTTGATATTGAGCATACCATCCCAGAGAGTCTCAGTTTTGACAGTTCGGATATGAATCAGACTTTGTGTGATGCTCATTACAACCGTTTCATAAAGAAAAACCATATTCCTGCAGATATGCCGAATTATGATAAGGCTGTTATTATAGATGGTAAAGAGTATCCTGCGATAACATCTCAACTACAGCGTTGGGTTGACAGGGTTGAACGTCTTAATCGTAATGTAGAATATTGGAAAGGGCAGGCAAGACGGGCTCAGAACAAAGATCGCAAAGATCAATGTATGCGTGAGATTCACCTGTGGAGTATGGAATTGGAATATTGGAAGAAGAAACTGGAGCGCTTCACAGTTACTGAGGTTACAGACGGATTTAAGAACAGTCAGCTTGTTGATACACGAGTTATAACTCGTCATGCAGTTTTATATCTGAAGAGCATATTCCCACATGTAGATGTGCAGAGAGGAGATGTAACTGCTAAATTTAGAAAGATACTTGGTATACAAAGTGTAGATGAAAAGAAGGATCGTAGTTTACATTCCCATCATGCTATAGATGCTACAACTCTGACAATAATCCCAAGTTCTGCAAAGAGAGAGCGTATGCTGGAGTTGTTTGCTAAGATAGAAGAGGTTAATAAGATGTTATCTTTCTCAGGAAATGAGGATAGGACAGGACTGAAACAAGAACTTGATGGCTTGAGAATTCAGCTTAATAAAGAAGTTACGGCTTGTAGGATAGGACATAATGTTTCGGAAATTGGTACGTTTATAAATGATAATATTATTATTAATCACCATATTAAGAACCAAGCTCTTACACCAGTTCGTCGCCGGTTGAGAAAGAAGGGACATATAGTTGGAGGAGTGGATAATCCTCGATGGCAGACTGGTGATGCCTTGCGAGGTGAAATCCATAAGGCAAGTTATTATGGTGCGATAACACAGTTTGCAAAGGATAAAGAAGGGAAAGTTTTGATGAAAGAGGGACGTCCTCAAATTAATCCTACGATTAAATTTGTAATACGTAGAGAATTAAAGTATAAGAAATCTGCTGCAGACAGTGGCTTTGCTTCATGGGATGATCTTGGAAAAACCATTGTTGATAAGGAACTTTTTGCTTTGATGAAAGGGCAATTCCCAAAAGAAACATCTTTCAAGGATGCTTGTGAGCAGGGAATCTATATGATAAAGAAAGGAAAGAATGGTGAGGATGATAAAAAGTTGTACAGAATAAGGCATATAAGATGTAATACTGTGCAGAAAAATGCTTTGAAGATAAAAGAGCAAACCTATAAATCCGAGAAAGAATATAAGCGTTATTTCTATGCTGCAGTCGGCGATTTGTATGCAATGTGTTGTTATACAAATGGTAAGATTCGTGAGTTTAAAATATATAGCTTGTATGATGTTTCTTGTCATCGTAAATCTGATATAGAGGATATTCCAGAGTTTATCACCGATAAGAAAGGTAATCGACTTATGCTTGATTATAAGTTGCACGCTGGCGATATGATATTGCTTTATAAGGATAATCCAGAAGAATTGTATGATTTAGATAATGTGAAATTGAGTAAATTATTATATAAGATAAATGGGTTTGAAAATGACGGTTTACGTATTAGGATGGTAAATCATTTAGTTGTAAAAGAGGCTATGGGAGAATCTGTAAAAGATTATACGAAGTTGCCTGATATCATTCGCTGTGGTGTTAAAACAATAAAGTTTCTTATTATGGGCGAGAATCGTGACTTTGTTATTAAGAACGGTAAGATTAATCTTAATCATCGATGA